The sequence atggtggtggtggaggtggGGGAGAGTGAACAAAAGACGCAACATATTGAGAATTGGGCTCGGACGGAAGAGATTGAGCTTCCCCCTCTGGAATTGGAGTGGGTTGAGAAAGAAGGAACGAAATTGGTTGAGCCTGAATCATAGTGGGCTTGAGAAGACTGGTGAGATGGAGTAGATAGGTCTGTATTATACAAAATGGATTGGGCCAAATGGGCCAAGGTAGATGATAGAAAGGGAAGTCGAATCTGTTGGATTTGGTGATGAAGTTGGAATAATGGTGGGAAGTATATGAATATTATTATGAAAAAAGTGTTAATCTCGAAGCTAAGTGGTTTAGGTGaagcaaacagaaacagaaagatggTTTCATCGAAGAGTACATGGCAAAATAGAATTATTTTTTCTAGTTTTGATGTCATCAAATATGTACCCCCGATGAAAAGATGGGTACCAGAGGAATACATGAGATAGAGAGCGAGGTTGAAGTTTATTGATAGAtttttaaaaagaaaataaaaacatgACAAAGTAACTGACGATCAATGGTAGCAAGTAGAAGTAGTAATGTTCACTTCAACTTTATGGGATTGGTGCGGGTTTCCTTCTGGGCACACAGTTGGGGGCGGGTATAGCAACTGCGGGAGATGATCGCGTGAGTGGTTAAATTCCCCCTGGGTGATCCCAAGTTCCCAACTAActgatgccaaaaaaaaaaaaaaaaaaaaatttcaaaacgaaaaagtaTAAAGAGAAAACTTTATCATAATTATATTACATCTTGAATAGTAATCACAATCTAAACTTTATTACATCTTGAAAAATCCAAAGAGAAATCTTTAGCATAATTTTACCCTCTAACTAAAGAATGTTTATCAAGTTGTACGTTTAAAATATTGGTAACTAACTttctttatgatgatgatgatgatgtgcacATGTTACTAAAATAACATAACGTACACTATAGTATACTACGAATATGTGATATACCttcatattattatcattgctaacgataataataagaatcatataaaattaaaaagtcCACAATCCAGCAAGACAAGGCGATTACAAATGGCTTATATCCAACGCATATTCCTTTATATTATGAATTTCAATATTATTGCCTGCATTTCTATCCAATCCAATAGTTAATACGAGTATAAATTGAAGCATCAAAAAGATCTCAAGTTAACTATAAAATGTAGCTCTGGTTATAGTGAAATGTCATCTTCTTGCCCATCTCCAACTAAAGACTACTAACACTAATGATGACGAAGATTGAAAAACAATCAAACACATTTATAAAACCTATAATTCCAACCCCTCCAACCCATCATCACTATAAGTTAGGCAGCCTCGACGAGCTAGCTCCTTTTTGGAATGTATCCGTCGTTCTTTTCTTCTCCCAAGTTAATGATCAGGATCAAAAGTTTGTAGTTGGGCTAGAAACATCCCTTGAAAAAACGTTAACACTATTATATCCTCTTGCCGGTAGATATGTTGATGAAACTCAAATCATCGACTGTAATGATGAAGGGGTTGAGTTTATACACGCGAAAGTCAACATCAAACTTCAAGAAATTCTTGGATCAGAAATGGATCCTAAATTGGTTGATGAATTCATTTCATTCAATACTCTTGCGGCTCATAAGTTGACTAGCCCTTTACTTTCAATACAAGTTACTAAATTCGAGTGTGGAGGAGTAGCAATTGGTGTAAACGCTACACACAAGATTGTTGACGCGTCAACTTTGTGTACATTCTTAAATGTTTGGGCTGTTATAAACCGAGAAAATAATGAGATTGAATTCTCAGGGCCTGGTTTCAACTCATCGTCACTTTTTCCGGCTCGTGGTATACGCCGTAGAACTCAACCAACTATCAGCGATGATATGTTAAGAAAGTGTACAAGGAAGAAATATTTGTTCAGTGAGAGTGACATATCAAATATTAGAGCAAACACTACAATCGCAAGTTTGTCAAAGGTACAGTTGGTGATGGCCATCCTTTCGAAGGCTTTCATTGATGTGGATCGCGCGATAAACAAATATTCAAGAGAGTGTATAATAGTACATCCAATGAATATAAGGGAAAAAATGGCATCCTTAATTCCTTCGAACTCTTGCGGGAATCTTGTGGCGTTTTGTGCCACGAAAACTGATATTTATGAAACTACCATAGAGTTGGCAGATGTTATAAGTGAGTCATTCAAGAAAAGTGTAAACAACTTGTCAAAAGTACACCATGATACAGAAGAAGGAAAATGCATGGTTTTGGATTCCATGTGTCAGAAAGTTCCTGAATCCACTCATATGATTGGAATTTCTAGTTGGTGCAAGTTCCCTTTTTATGAAGTTAATTTTGGCTTTGGAAAGCCAATTTGGGCTGCACCTGGAACCATACCTCAGAAAAATTCGGCAAATTTGATGGACGATGCACGAGGTAATGGAATCGAAGCACATGTCTTTTTGGAAGTTAACTACATCCCTATATTTGAAGAAAGTTTGAAGGCCAATGTTTACCGTGTTTAAAAACTATTTCTTTCACTTGTTTCTGTTATTTGAGGACATTTATGTTTGGCATATTCTATCTAGTTAATTAGTATTATGTCTAAGCGCATTGTAATCACCTATATTAACTCTTGCTTACGCCGGTATTTATCTATATCTTACAAAGGTGAGTCAACAAATTTTCATCCAATCAAGGGACAAAAGTAGTATAGAAAAGTAGTAAACAAAAGACAGAAATGATATTGTATTTGGCCATTGTCAAGAAACTATTGTTAACACAAAAGACAAAATGTAAGGATAATAATTTTTGTCCATCCAACCTGGAAACATGCTTTCATCGATACTTCCCATAAACATGTTTTCTTTCAAATATTTTTGTTATTAGTGATGGCATTCAAACAAACAAGAATGATACTTCTAACCAAACGAATGATGCCTCTTCTGGAAATAACAGAAGCCTAGCAGCTCTCAAACTCTGTTGTTAAAGATTATTCTAGCCTAAGACCATTTTCAATGGTGATGACGAGACCATTTTTAATGGCGATGACGTGACAAGGTGTGATAGGGGTTTTTGTGAGTTGTGCTGATGATATGATTAATGTGATATGATGGAGTGATGGCGTGATGGAGCGATGACGTGATGGAGTTTGTAGTGTCGATGGGTTGATAGAGTATGATGGAGAATAGGTCCCACCAATGCTTGAATCGGATTGGTCCTATTTATTTAAGGTTGAATATCATTGGTTTAATCCTCCTCACACCACCTTTTTCTTCCGGTGATGCAATCGATCTCGTcactattttttttttcaatcacaccaGATTAGTGGCGTGATGGAGGCGTGATACCTTCATATTCATACTAGCACGCTCAGTGGCGATTCAATGATTACAACTCAATGGGGCCCCAAATTTTTttagtactaattatatttgaatgttattttagtggtagtttacctttaaaaaactataaattcgaaaaatatatgggttccgactagttaaatttagtggtgtactatacaatttaaaagaaataatataaatttgaaaaaaaatatataaggtctttcagttaaatttagtggtgtcctatacaatttaaagggTATTTTATACTAAAAAATTTCAAACTAGTGGTATCTCGTGACCCCATAGGGTTATACATAGACTCGCCCTGAGCACTCTCCATTAAATACGGTCTAAGAACAATTGTTAGCACAATATGGATTAAGTTTAAGCCCATCATGTATCTTTTTATAACTCACGGGCCAGAAACAACAGTGGCCTCAACTTTTATTATGACTCAACAGATCCCATTTATTTGTCCGAAAATGGTCAAATATCCCCAAATCCCAAAACGTTTAACGGTACGCCCTAATAAAATCGTAATTGCCGATATGCCACCTGACCATGATGCGTGTTGGACAATGCGTTTTGCGATGAGGAATTAGAAATTTTGGATCAACAACACACATACCGTGTTGTGTGGTGCATGTTGCTGAATAACACCACCTATGTGGACGTTACCTATAGTggcaggatcaagagggaagtaaccattcggaggAAGCGGGGGaagccaaattttttttttttttttcattttttgaaaaaactttgttcacgaacattatagatgcgatgaaaatatgaacatttagtagagacactttgtgataaatgtttttattttggcgggaaaacgctcgaagaagtaatatataacaattatcgtgtttttcgagcgtattttgaggttttagctattggggtttagatattagggtttatagggtttagatattagggtttagaaatttagggtttagggtttagatttaagatttagattgagtttttaacacgaacggtttagagtttagggcttagggtttagggtttggtgttttgggtttatggaataaacccaaaacaccaaaccctaaaccctaaactctaaatcgggctaaattttacttcacaaaacatgaaaaaaaaaacgttcatattcttcacgaacaatattatcttgaatgttatttttgtcgatcgttttcccgcttaaataataacattcatcacgaagtgtctcttctaaatgttcatattttcgtgtaatcttgatgccggaaaaaaaaattcaaaaaaaaaaacgaatttttttttttttttttgcttccccccgcttccccccgattggttacttccccattgatcctgcccctatatatatatatatatatatatatatatatatatatatatatatatatatatatatatatatatatatatatatatatatatatatatatatatatatatatatatatatatatatataaaccataacCGATTCAAAAATTTCAAATTCATATACGCACACCAAGTGTTTGACGACATGTCTTTGATAAATAACGAATCAAACAAAAGGAAAAGTGGTGTTACTTGATCATTAGACTTTTTGGAAGATTTGTAGGAATCCAATTTCACGATCAACAACTTTTATACCACGAATTTGTTGAATTTCTGTTCGACAACGCGTTAGTGGGTTTTTTGGTGCTCTCCGTGCGCGGTAAAATAGGTAAACGATTTACAAATGCTTATAGGTTGAAAGCATTCCGGGACAGAGTAAGGATCAAGCAAAACATATAATTGATTAATCACTCGAATTTTGGCAAATTGCACGTTTGGTGTGTGTTGTGTTTTTTGTGCTATGTGCGTTCAAATACAGACCTACACGCCCTTTTAAAATTGCAGCATCCACTAGGGATGACAATGGGcgaaaaacccgtgacccgcgggtacccgtgcTCGTGACCGGCGGATATTTATAAAAAATGTACCCGTGGGCACGGGGCGGGTAAAATTTTATACCTGTTGGCGGGTCGCGGGTATCTAATATCGTCGCGAGTAAAACCCGACCCGTCAATCCGTGATGTCCGTTTGAGCTACCtgcgggtatacccgtttacccgcatacatacacttaattatataatatataatttaatttttttaatgtattttcataattattcacgGGTTTACCCGCGGGTAGTGGGTATTCACAATTAAAAATTAGTTAAAAAAATTAGTTAAAGTGCATATTTTATAAACCTGCGGGTAGCGGGTACCGCGGGTACTGGCAAAAAAAATTACCCGTTGACGGGTAAACGGGTACCCGCGGGTAAGGAAAAAATCCTGGCGGGCGGGTcgcatattgtgatgacccgaaaatttagactaaatttaaacttaatcttaaatgattaatgacttcgacacgataagcaaagcctatgaagttgaatctcaaaattttgaactattcaattacccttcggttgttctcaacgattcgcgaaccattatatgtaaacagatacatatatatactataacttgaaaacgtaacaaagttttaattgcatgataccgtacattaaacttattggtttatatatctatttgaatatatatgatttcaagttatttagtaaacgatagtaacattcgattattgattcgattgatatttagataagttaactaaaacgtttaagatgaacaagtaaaatactaatttgctacagtattttcaaattgctacagtacccaaaatgctacagtgttttcaaaaatcactatttgctacagtgaaattgactttgctacagtgaattgctacagtaaaaaatgactttgctacagtaactttgctacagtaactttgctacagtaacactatttcaaaatgaaaatgtatatattatatatatattaacaaatagcgagacgatgatttatagaagtaaatgaccaaaacatttgaaagtttaagatatactatgagtggtatagtttatggataatttaagactatattttgacaaaggtacgtgacacgaaacgtaaaatgcaagtttttaaaggtacgaaaggacattcgaaaaactggaaccgggacataagtcgagtgatgacgtacgacttatcggaacaaaaattacaagtcaactatgcacgtgaatttaatataatatataattaattatttaaattatatatattatattaatattttatcatgtcgacaaacaaatggacaaatgattctgagctggaaattgaggccatgcgatcgcatggccatcatgcccaaaatccatgcgatcgcatgaggcaaaatttcaggccaagtgctataaattctcgagttttggccagataaatcacacacacatatatattatttgtactccgtatttatttattttattattattattattattattattattattattaataagattattattaatcttattatttttattattagtgttattatttttgcgatacaaaaataataatgtacataaaatattacgacggagtgctgtccaagtaatttttcaaaacgagtttccgagaaagctagagctaaggaaaatatgggttattgccaaggaggttatgggtaatattcgggggtatttttgtgaatcaaacctcgtgcttattatctccaatgcgtctacatgctttcctgcaatattgtatatcaatattaaactgtgagtttcattgatccctttttatacatatttttgggctgagaatacatgcgttgttttatgaaatgaatacaaaaactaaaactgatttgtgtgagtttatagtatccctttttaaatactttaaatatttttggactgagaatacatgcaaatgctttattaaccgat comes from Rutidosis leptorrhynchoides isolate AG116_Rl617_1_P2 chromosome 4, CSIRO_AGI_Rlap_v1, whole genome shotgun sequence and encodes:
- the LOC139840429 gene encoding pelargonidin 3-O-(6-caffeoylglucoside) 5-O-(6-O-malonylglucoside) 4'''-malonyltransferase-like, producing MTKIEKQSNTFIKPIIPTPPTHHHYKLGSLDELAPFWNVSVVLFFSQVNDQDQKFVVGLETSLEKTLTLLYPLAGRYVDETQIIDCNDEGVEFIHAKVNIKLQEILGSEMDPKLVDEFISFNTLAAHKLTSPLLSIQVTKFECGGVAIGVNATHKIVDASTLCTFLNVWAVINRENNEIEFSGPGFNSSSLFPARGIRRRTQPTISDDMLRKCTRKKYLFSESDISNIRANTTIASLSKVQLVMAILSKAFIDVDRAINKYSRECIIVHPMNIREKMASLIPSNSCGNLVAFCATKTDIYETTIELADVISESFKKSVNNLSKVHHDTEEGKCMVLDSMCQKVPESTHMIGISSWCKFPFYEVNFGFGKPIWAAPGTIPQKNSANLMDDARGNGIEAHVFLEVNYIPIFEESLKANVYRV